A single window of Melospiza georgiana isolate bMelGeo1 chromosome 6, bMelGeo1.pri, whole genome shotgun sequence DNA harbors:
- the GAL gene encoding galanin peptides gives MQRCTGVLFLSLILCAALSETLGLVFSAKDKRGWTLNSAGYLLGPHAVDNHRSFNDKHGFTGKRETPPEEDIKAGSLGRPLADENIVRTVIEFLTYLHLKEVGALDKLPTPEEMNQS, from the exons ATGCAGAGGTGCACCGGAGTCCTGTTCCTGTCTCTAATCCTTTGTGCCGCCCTCTCGGAAACACTCGGGCTGGTTTTCTCA GCAAAAGACAAAAGGGGTTGGACTTTGAATAGTGCTGGTTATCTACTTGGGCCAC ATGCAGTAGATAACCACAGATCTTTTAATGACAAGCATGGTTTCACTGGTAAACGTGAAACACCGCCTGAAGAGGATATTAAAGCAG GGAGCCTTGGGAGACCCCTGGCTGATGAAAACATTGTGCGCACAGTAATTGAATTTTTGACCTACTTGCATCTGAAAG AGGTGGGAGCACTTGACAAGCTACCTACACCAGAGGAAATGAACCAGTcttga